From a region of the Lactuca sativa cultivar Salinas chromosome 4, Lsat_Salinas_v11, whole genome shotgun sequence genome:
- the LOC111907714 gene encoding uncharacterized protein LOC111907714, producing the protein MTKAKSTSKSQNHGDASSRKRFKTSDNGGGAPWSDLDYHLLCLVMMQLGAFDFLAFSAVCKSWRSVALSNKTRFMASRPPMAIWITKCGNKKEYCVEDFEGRKSKMLLPQSDGKTCVGLTCGYLVLFGRRSHDFWLVNPITRHGLHFPNAPSKVSPNRTGVRAFLVFSSSRSAWVFVVLRRYSFKLWFSIAGEGEWNYVYCNYPIRDLHDFKGKIYAIDADSFVHEIGLDPEPKLTLLKTKNFLGYGLEFLEFVCTDENLYAMECFPDTKFKVHELDFGEMKWVSPKKETMEEYAFFVSGLKHSAAIKRELLSDSWLLYKRNAYSDTSGNGVFFTADTWYFPNDCLKVKSHHI; encoded by the coding sequence ATGACTAAGGCAAAGAGTACATCCAAAAGCCAGAATCATGGTGATGCATCTAGCAGGAAGAGGTTCAAGACTAGTGACAACGGTGGTGGGGCACCTTGGTCAGATCTTGACTATCATTTGCTTTGTTTAGTTATGATGCAACTTGGAGCCTTTGATTTTCTTGCTTTTAGCGCAGTTTGCAAGTCATGGAGGTCAGTTGCACTCTCTAACAAAACCAGATTTATGGCATCCAGACCACCCATGGCAATATGGATCACTAAATGTGGTAATAAGAAAGAGTACTGTGTAGAGGACTTTGAAGGAAGAAAGTCCAAAATGCTCCTTCCCCAATCTGATGGAAAGACCTGTGTTGGATTAACTTGTGGTTACTTGGTCTTGTTCGGGAGGAGAAGTCATGACTTTTGGCTTGTGAATCCTATCACAAGGCATGGACTTCATTTTCCTAATGCCCCCAGTAAAGTCTCTCCTAATCGAACAGGAGTTAGGGCTTTCCTAGTCTTTTCATCTTCAAGATCTGCGTGGGTGTTTGTGGTCTTACGCAGATATTCCTTTAAATTATGGTTTTCAATTGCGGGTGAAGGAGAATGGAATTATGTTTACTGTAATTATCCCATCCGTGATTTACATGATTTCAAGGGGAAGATATATGCCATAGACGCTGATTCTTTTGTTCATGAAATAGGACTCGATCCAGAGCCCAAACTGACATTACTCAAAACCAAGAATTTTCTGGGCTATGGCTTAGAGTTTTTGGAGTTTGTATGCACGGATGAAAACCTTTATGCTATGGAATGCTTTCCTGACACTAAGTTCAAGGTTCACGAACTAGATTTTGGGGAAATGAAATGGGTGTCTCCAAAAAAAGAGACAATGGAAGAATATGCCTTTTTTGTTAGCGGCTTGAAGCATAGTGCTGCTATCAAACGAGAGTTGTTGTCCGACTCTTGGTTGCTTTACAAGAGAAATGCTTATAGTGATACAAGTGGAAACGGTGTGTTCTTTACTGCCGACACATGGTACTTCCCAAATGATTGTTTGAAAGTGAAATCTCATCATATATGA
- the LOC128133448 gene encoding glycine-rich protein DOT1-like, whose amino-acid sequence MTGDGGGGGSCVNGGDGGGSGGGGASDRLVVVVMVMGVGVGVGGDGDGSESAVVVMTGDGGGGGNCVRCGDGGDSGGGGASDGLVVVLVLVMVMVGR is encoded by the exons ATGACaggcgatggtggtggtggcggcagtTGTGTCAATGGCGGTGATGGCGGTGgcagcggtggtggtggtgctagTGATAGgttagtggtggtggtgatggtgatg GGTGTGGGTGTGGGTGTGGGCGGTGACGGTGACGGTAGCGAGTCGGCGGTGGTGGTGATGACAGGCGATGGTGGTGGCGGCGGCAATTGTGTCCGTTGTGGTGATGGCGGcgatagtggtggtggtggtgctagTGATGGGTTAGTGGTGGTGCTGGtgctggtgatggtgatggtaggtcggtga
- the LOC122197650 gene encoding uncharacterized protein LOC122197650, with translation MTFFFLIMMQLGVIYFLAFSCVCKSWRLFAVSNWNKFMASTPPMRMRFSNHEYKREGYCYLEDFERRKFKTMIPHSAGRRCIGLTCGYLILFGMETKDFWLVNPITRHQLHFPSTPFYPPPYPYHLRAALVFSASISGWVFVALDRVSPHKIWFSVTGKGLWNHVHSTFPIHDLHAFKGKIYLREVTHLCELRLDAEPKLVLLETKNFLKLNPSLWWFVCSAENLFVLQNVSSDSWKLHELDFGEMKLVWQEKAIGEYAFFHCRDFGYSIAIKSESWANHPRTQYQQFAFFPNTPAWRTRHECRFFWANKWYFPHDYLNANLIDES, from the coding sequence ATGAcattcttttttttaattatgatgCAACTGGGAGTTATTTATTTTCTTGCATTTAGTTGTGTGTGCAAGTCATGGAGATTATTTGCAGTCTCTAACTGGAACAAGTTTATGGCATCCACACCACCCATGCGGATGCGATTCTCTAATCATGAATATAAGAGAGAGGGGTATTGCTACCTAGAGGACTTTGAAAGAAGAAAGTTCAAAACCATGATTCCCCATTCTGCTGGCAGGAGATGTATTGGATTAACTTGTGGTTACTTGATCTTGTTCGGGATGGAAACAAAAGACTTTTGGCTTGTGAATCCTATCACAAGGCATCAACTTCATTTCCCCTCTACGCCCTTCTATCCCCCTCCTTATCCATATCACTTGAGGGCTGCTCTTGTCTTTTCAGCTTCAATATCTGGGTGGGTGTTTGTTGCGTTGGATAGAGTCTCTCCTCATAAGATATGGTTTTCTGTAACTGGTAAAGGATTATGGAATCATGTCCACTCCACTTTCCCCATCCATGATTTACATGCTTTCAAGGGTAAGATATATTTACGAGAAGTGACACATTTATGTGAACTGAGACTTGATGCAGAGCCCAAATTGGTATTACTTGAAACCAAGAATTTTCTGAAGCTAAACCCCTCACTTTGGTGGTTTGTGTGTTCGGCTGAAAACCTCTTTGTGCTGCAAAACGTTTCAAGTGATTCGTGGAAGCTTCATGAACTAGATTTTGGTGAAATGAAATTGGTGTGGCAAGAAAAGGCAATAGGAGAATATGCATTCTTTCATTGCCGTGACTTTGGGTATTCTATTGCTATAAAATCAGAGTCATGGGCTAACCACCCTCGGACACAATACCAGCAATTTGCTTTCTTTCCCAACACTCCAGCCTGGAGAACGCGTCATGAATGTAGGTTCTTTTGGGCAAACAAGTGGTACTTCCCacatgattatttgaatgctaatCTTATAGATGAGtcatag